The window GCTCACCAGCGCAGCGGGGTCCGGGCGAGCCCCCCGCAGGCGTGGCAGAGGCGGGAGCGCAGCGCGGGGGTGccgagggcgggggggggcccccAGCCCCGGAGGGGGGTCCCCACCAGCGTCACCCCCAGGCGGGCAGCGGCCGGCTgcagggcactggggggggacacggatGGGGGCGTCGGGGGGGGGCCCCTTGGGGGGGGTGTCGTgcgtcccggggggggggggggagacgTGGAGGGGGGGGGCGCCCCAAAAGTTGGGGGGGGGTCACTCACGCGTGCAGGCTGGCGTCCCCCACGGCGAGctggcgggggcggcgggggggccccCCGGCCATGGGGCACCCCATGGCGCGGCAGAGCAGGCCCAGGGCCCGGCGGGtcggggggggcgcggggggggcgtggggggcccCCAGCTCAAAATCGAAGCCCAGGGGGACCCCGCGGGCGTCCgtcagcagcagcacctgcgTCACCACCAGCACCCGGCctggggggtcgggggggtcagggggtcTGCGGGGGTGTATGGGtctggggggttctggggggcTCGGGGGTGTGCGGGGGTGTATGGGTCTGGGGGTCTggaggggggtctggggggtttGAAGGGGtcgggggggtcagggggggatctgggggtcAGGAGGTCTGCGGGGGTGTATGGGtctgggggtctgggggggtcggggggtctGCGGGGGTGTATGGGtctgggggggtcggggggagTCAGGGGGATTGGGGGAGTTTGGGTGGGGTGTGAGGGGTCCGGGGCGTCGGGAGCATcagggggatctgggggggtcAGGAGGGTTGAGGGGTCTGATGGGGTCAGGGGCTCAGGGGGATTAGGGGGTTCTGGGGGTCACCCTGGGCACTCCCTGGGGTCCCTTCGAGGGTCAGGTTTGGGGTCCCACCCGGGTGGGGATGAGAGTCCCTTGGGCCCAGATTTGGGGGTCCCAAGGGAGGGACTTCGGGGTCCCTTTGGGCCCAGATTTGGGGTCCCAAGGGAGGGACTTCGGGGTCCCTTGGGCCCAGATTTGGGGTCCCAAGGGAGGGACTTCGGGGTCCCTTGGGCTCCGATTTGGGGTCCCAAGGGAGGGACTTCGGGGTCCCTTGGGCTCAGATTTGGGGTCCCAAGGGAGGGACTTCGGGGTCCCTTGGGCTCAGATTTGGGGTCCCAAGGGAGGGACTTCGGGGTCCCTTGGGCTCAGATTTGGGGTCCCCCTCAGTGAAGTTCAGGTTCATGCCTGGGCTCAGTttcggggtgctggggggggggggattgcGGGGTCTCTCTGGGGTCTGGTGTGGGGTCCCATGGGCTGCGCGTCCCCAGCCGAGCTCAGGGACCGGCTTTGGGTTCCAGGATTTGGGGGTCCCGTTACCCTGgggggccccgccgccctcctcctcctcctcctcctcctccaggctgacGAAGGCCAGGGTGCGGCTGAGGTCGGGCAGCGTCAGGGCCGTGCCCCCGCAGAGGGgtccccgggggtccccgcagggccccccccgccgcgccccccgcgcGGGCAGGGCCACCCCCAGGCGGGTGTTGGGCAGCGCGTGCAGCACCCAGGGCCCCGGCTCGGGGGGCAGCTGCCGCAGAGCCCCCGGCCTCGGggggggccccgccgccccccgccgccagcccagcaccagcgacaccagctccagcagctccgcCCGGTACCCGGTCAGGAACTCCATCTGGGGGGGCATCGGCATGGGgaccccccggcccggcccccccgggcccccagacccggcccccccggcccggccccccagacccggcccccccccgacccccccaaaCCCGCAACCCCAGCCCGgcaccccccgacccccccaaacctggcACCCCTCCACCCGGCCCCCCAGACCCGGCCCCCCCgacccggccccccccggccccccagacccccccaaacccgcAACCCCAgacccggccccccccggcccggcccccccccggccccccagacccccccaaacctgcaaCCCCAGCCCGgcac of the Phalacrocorax carbo chromosome 34, bPhaCar2.1, whole genome shotgun sequence genome contains:
- the ZMYND15 gene encoding LOW QUALITY PROTEIN: zinc finger MYND domain-containing protein 15 (The sequence of the model RefSeq protein was modified relative to this genomic sequence to represent the inferred CDS: deleted 2 bases in 1 codon); the encoded protein is MPMPPQMEFLTGYRAELLELVSLVLGWRRGAAGPPPRPGALRQLPPEPGPWVLHALPNTRLGVALPARGARRGGPCGDPRGPLCGGTALTLPDLSRTLAFVSLEEEEEEEEGGGAPQGNGTPKSWNPKPVPELGWGRAAHGTPHQTPERPRNPPPPSTPKLSPGMNLNFTEGDPKSEPKGPRSPSLGTPNLSPRDPETPLQTPRPIHPRTPPSPPEPPRPIHPRRPPDPPDPPGRVLVVTQVLLLTDARGVPLGFDFELGAPHAPPAPPPTRRALGLLCRAMGCPMAGGPPRRPRQLAVGDASLHAALQPAAARLGVTLVGTPLRGWGPPPALGTPALRSRLCHACGGLARTPLRCPQCRAVLYCSEGCRAAEAVGAHRGWCRQLGGFMGRAAALAELPFAFTELSVLLPHVSLELLFLGGSVPHPGRAALPAAPHGGAGAAPRKPPKTGGPRGVQVGFSTRPGPRPDLVIGFNPGFALKESWLSALPRLQAQRVPAYFAEGGEFGCAAAGAAVAAATGGGAGPPLLNPFRCPLRRRGLDNALPWYANAFIFQLLYKGGAGGPHPPPVAPAAPRPPPAGAPRERRRPPRPPRRR